From one Cyanobacterium stanieri PCC 7202 genomic stretch:
- a CDS encoding tRNA-hydroxylase (PFAM: tRNA-(MS[2]IO[6]A)-hydroxylase (MiaE)~COGs: COG4445 Hydroxylase for synthesis of 2-methylthio-cis-ribozeatin in tRNA~InterPro IPR010386~KEGG: syp:SYNPCC7002_A1552 tRNA-hydroxylase~PFAM: tRNA-hydroxylase~SPTR: tRNA-hydroxylase subfamily) has product MKTLTKIKLLCEPTSEAWLQQALHNLDTILLDHSHCERKAAGVAVNLLFRYPSHTDLIYQLTAIAKEELEHFEQVNQWLQKKGIPLAPLQPSPYGATLKGAIRRHEPHRLLDSLLVSALIEARSHERLGLLAENCPDDELAKFYRGLMASEARHYGIYWVLAQKYCDQEQIEPRLQELAQLESDILSNLYPEPRIHS; this is encoded by the coding sequence GTGAAAACATTAACAAAGATCAAACTCTTGTGTGAACCTACTTCCGAAGCATGGTTACAACAAGCCCTCCATAACCTCGATACCATCCTCCTAGATCACTCCCATTGTGAGCGTAAAGCCGCAGGAGTAGCGGTCAATCTTCTTTTTCGTTATCCTTCCCATACCGATCTTATTTATCAACTCACAGCCATTGCCAAGGAGGAATTAGAACATTTTGAACAGGTAAATCAATGGCTCCAAAAAAAGGGAATACCCCTAGCCCCTCTCCAGCCTTCCCCCTATGGTGCCACCCTCAAGGGCGCTATTCGCAGACATGAGCCCCATCGTCTCTTGGATTCCCTATTAGTTTCGGCATTGATTGAGGCGCGATCGCACGAACGCCTTGGATTACTCGCCGAAAATTGCCCTGATGACGAACTAGCCAAATTTTATCGAGGATTAATGGCATCAGAAGCCAGACACTACGGCATTTATTGGGTACTAGCTCAAAAATACTGTGATCAAGAACAAATTGAACCCCGACTACAAGAGTTAGCCCAACTAGAAAGCGATATTCTCAGTAACTTATATCCTGAACCGAGAATACACAGTTAA
- a CDS encoding Peptidylprolyl isomerase (PFAM: FKBP-type peptidyl-prolyl cis-trans isomerase~COGs: COG0545 FKBP-type peptidyl-prolyl cis-trans isomerase 1~InterPro IPR001179~KEGG: cyt:cce_3028 FKBP-type peptidyl-prolyl cis-trans isomerase~PFAM: peptidylprolyl isomerase FKBP-type~PRIAM: Peptidylprolyl isomerase~SPTR: Peptidyl-prolyl cis-trans isomerase), with protein MKPIVISLGIIFVCTGILIFSVIFNNNPSAIASTTNQEIKAESPTLVANASKLMESGNMEIDLSNAQTSSTGLISVQTEAGEGDSPTRGQKVTVHYTGYLAEEGYKRGKKFDSSKDRNQPFTFTIGVGQVIKGWDEGVANMKVGDKTTLIIPPDLGYGARGAGGVIPPNATLIFDVELLGIN; from the coding sequence ATGAAACCGATTGTCATTAGCTTAGGCATTATCTTCGTATGCACTGGAATATTAATTTTCTCCGTGATTTTTAATAATAATCCCAGTGCCATAGCATCAACTACCAATCAAGAAATCAAAGCAGAATCACCTACTTTGGTGGCGAACGCAAGTAAACTTATGGAATCAGGAAATATGGAAATCGATTTATCTAACGCTCAAACTTCTTCTACAGGATTAATTTCTGTGCAAACCGAGGCAGGGGAAGGAGACTCTCCCACCAGAGGACAAAAAGTAACAGTACACTATACAGGTTATTTGGCAGAAGAAGGTTATAAAAGAGGCAAAAAATTTGATAGCTCAAAAGATAGAAATCAGCCTTTCACCTTTACCATCGGGGTAGGGCAAGTTATCAAAGGATGGGATGAAGGTGTTGCCAATATGAAAGTAGGTGACAAAACCACTCTTATTATTCCTCCCGATTTAGGTTATGGTGCTAGGGGCGCTGGTGGTGTGATTCCCCCTAATGCTACTTTAATTTTTGATGTGGAATTATTAGGAATTAACTAA
- a CDS encoding hypothetical protein (KEGG: amr:AM1_1162 hypothetical protein~SPTR: Putative uncharacterized protein): protein MQFIRQQIVPLVTILIAIFALVATSARSFIKADLAQPAPIENIYSDNATTPNQP from the coding sequence ATGCAATTTATCCGTCAACAAATAGTTCCCTTAGTTACCATTCTGATCGCCATTTTTGCCCTAGTTGCCACCAGCGCCCGTAGTTTCATCAAAGCTGATTTGGCACAACCTGCACCCATCGAAAATATTTATAGTGATAACGCCACCACGCCCAACCAACCGTAA
- a CDS encoding sedoheptulose 1,7-bisphosphatase (PFAM: Bacterial fructose-1,6-bisphosphatase, glpX-encoded~TIGRFAM: fructose-1,6-bisphosphatase, class II~COGs: COG1494 Fructose-1 6-bisphosphatase/sedoheptulose 1 7-bisphosphatase and related protein~InterPro IPR004464~KEGG: mar:MAE_30020 fructose 1,6-bisphosphatase II~PFAM: GlpX family protein~PRIAM: Sedoheptulose-bisphosphatase~SPTR: D-fructose 1,6-bisphosphatase class 2/sedoheptulose 1,7-bisphosphatase;~TIGRFAM: fructose-1,6-bisphosphatase, class II), producing the protein MIETTIGLEIIEVVEQAAIASAKWMGMGEKDTADEVAVEAMRERMNKINMRGRIVIGEGERDDAPMLYIGEEVGVCTQPNAKDFCNPDELIEIDIAVDPCEGTNLVAYGQNGSMAVLAISEKGGLFAAPDFYMKKLAAPPAAKGHVDINKSATENIKILSECLKRKPEELVVVVMDRSRHEDLIKEIRAAGARVRLISDGDVSAALSCAFSGTNIHALMGIGAAPEGVISAAAMRCLGGHFQGQLIYDPAVVKTGLIGESREGNLARLTEMGITDPDKVYNAEELASGETVLFAACGITPGTLMNGVRFFHGGARTQSLVISSQSSTARFVDTVHMFDKPENIQLR; encoded by the coding sequence ATGATAGAAACTACTATCGGATTAGAAATTATTGAAGTAGTAGAACAAGCTGCGATCGCATCTGCTAAATGGATGGGTATGGGCGAAAAAGATACTGCTGATGAAGTGGCAGTAGAAGCCATGCGCGAAAGAATGAATAAAATCAATATGCGCGGTAGAATCGTAATCGGTGAAGGGGAAAGAGATGACGCACCCATGCTCTACATCGGTGAAGAAGTGGGCGTATGTACCCAACCCAATGCCAAAGACTTCTGTAACCCTGATGAATTAATCGAAATCGACATCGCCGTTGATCCCTGCGAAGGTACTAACCTTGTAGCTTACGGTCAAAATGGTTCCATGGCTGTACTCGCCATCTCCGAAAAAGGTGGTTTATTTGCCGCCCCCGACTTTTACATGAAAAAATTAGCTGCACCCCCTGCCGCCAAAGGTCATGTAGATATTAACAAATCTGCCACCGAAAATATCAAAATTCTTTCTGAGTGCTTGAAACGTAAGCCTGAAGAGTTGGTAGTGGTAGTTATGGACAGATCCCGCCACGAAGATTTAATTAAAGAAATCCGTGCGGCTGGTGCCAGAGTTCGTCTCATCAGTGATGGTGATGTGAGCGCGGCTTTATCCTGTGCTTTCTCTGGTACCAACATCCACGCTCTCATGGGTATTGGTGCGGCTCCTGAAGGGGTTATTTCTGCTGCTGCTATGCGTTGTTTAGGTGGTCACTTCCAAGGACAATTAATCTATGATCCTGCTGTGGTGAAAACTGGTTTAATTGGTGAGAGCAGAGAAGGCAACCTCGCTCGTCTTACCGAAATGGGTATCACTGATCCTGATAAGGTTTACAATGCTGAGGAATTGGCTTCTGGAGAAACCGTTTTATTTGCGGCCTGTGGTATCACTCCCGGTACTTTGATGAATGGTGTTCGTTTCTTCCATGGTGGCGCCAGAACCCAAAGTTTAGTTATTTCTAGCCAATCTAGTACCGCTCGTTTTGTGGATACTGTTCATATGTTTGATAAGCCTGAAAATATCCAATTAAGATAG
- a CDS encoding 3-dehydroquinate dehydratase (PFAM: Dehydroquinase class II~TIGRFAM: 3-dehydroquinate dehydratase, type II~COGs: COG0757 3-dehydroquinate dehydratase II~InterPro IPR001874:IPR018509~KEGG: npu:Npun_R4569 3-dehydroquinate dehydratase~PFAM: dehydroquinase class II~PRIAM: 3-dehydroquinate dehydratase~SPTR: 3-dehydroquinate dehydratase;~TIGRFAM: 3-dehydroquinate dehydratase, type II), which translates to MSNLKILVLHGPNLNLLGQREPEIYGSLTLKDVDNLLMEKGKSMGVEVVCFQSNHEGAIVDFIHQALGIYQGIVINAGAYTHTSVAIRDALAGVNLPTVEVHLSNIYRREEFRHHSYIAPISIGQISGFGVDSYLLGLQALVNHITSIGT; encoded by the coding sequence GTGTCTAACTTAAAAATTTTAGTCTTGCATGGCCCTAATCTCAATCTCTTGGGACAGCGAGAGCCTGAAATCTACGGTAGTTTGACTCTCAAAGACGTGGATAACCTCCTTATGGAGAAAGGAAAAAGCATGGGAGTTGAAGTCGTCTGCTTTCAATCTAATCATGAAGGGGCGATCGTTGATTTTATCCATCAGGCTTTGGGAATTTACCAAGGTATTGTGATTAATGCTGGTGCTTATACTCACACTAGCGTAGCCATTAGGGATGCTTTGGCAGGGGTGAATCTTCCCACTGTGGAGGTTCACCTTAGCAATATCTACCGTCGTGAGGAATTTCGCCACCATTCCTATATTGCCCCCATCTCCATCGGGCAAATTAGCGGTTTTGGGGTGGATAGTTATTTATTGGGCTTACAGGCTTTAGTTAATCATATAACGTCCATTGGAACTTGA
- a CDS encoding hypothetical protein (KEGG: ana:all2413 hypothetical protein~SPTR: All2413 protein), translated as MSINNKKEQKWGWWFLLPLYPYNRRATIRKEVLKDQIWIFEQPHGLLYAVVPIRMTVIKLEEGGLLVYCPIAPTQECVKLVKELEATHGKIKYIIHSTSSGLEHKIFVPPFARRFPHAEIYCVPSQWTFPLRLPLSWVGFPLHRTKFLPVDWRESPFAKEFEYHILDIDLTQGSFSEVAMYHKSSRTLLVTDTVINVPEKPPEIVQQNPFPLLFHARETARDELMDNEFNRLKGWQRICLFALYFRPSMIDTVSIKQLIIDAINAPNRSRRNYFGLFPFRWLSGWQLSFLAIRNRLLVAPILESLILPQASKKVLNWANLVSLWNFEQIIPAHFDAPIKSNALEFKKAFTFIDKNSTNPYLLYPSGDRQIYLKDANFIQILEKNLIRLGIAKHPNCE; from the coding sequence GTGAGTATAAACAATAAGAAAGAGCAAAAATGGGGCTGGTGGTTTCTTTTGCCTCTCTACCCTTATAATCGCAGGGCAACCATCAGAAAAGAAGTATTAAAGGATCAGATTTGGATATTTGAGCAACCCCATGGGTTGTTGTATGCCGTGGTGCCAATTCGCATGACGGTAATTAAGTTAGAAGAGGGAGGTTTATTGGTATATTGCCCGATCGCCCCTACCCAAGAATGTGTAAAATTAGTAAAAGAATTAGAAGCCACCCACGGCAAAATAAAATATATCATCCATTCCACCAGTTCAGGATTGGAACATAAAATTTTTGTGCCACCCTTTGCCCGTCGTTTTCCCCATGCCGAAATCTATTGTGTACCTAGTCAGTGGACTTTTCCCCTTCGTTTACCATTGTCTTGGGTTGGTTTCCCCCTCCATAGAACCAAATTTTTACCCGTCGATTGGCGAGAATCCCCCTTTGCCAAGGAATTTGAATATCATATCCTCGATATTGATTTAACCCAAGGCTCTTTTTCTGAGGTGGCGATGTATCATAAGTCATCCCGTACTCTTTTGGTGACGGATACAGTAATTAACGTTCCTGAAAAACCCCCCGAAATTGTCCAGCAAAATCCCTTTCCCTTACTCTTCCATGCCCGTGAAACTGCCAGAGATGAGTTGATGGATAATGAATTTAATCGCCTGAAAGGGTGGCAAAGAATTTGTTTATTTGCTCTTTATTTTCGCCCTAGCATGATTGATACGGTGAGCATCAAGCAGTTAATAATAGATGCCATAAATGCCCCTAATCGCAGTCGCCGTAATTATTTTGGTCTTTTTCCGTTTCGTTGGTTATCAGGGTGGCAACTTTCTTTTTTAGCCATTCGCAATCGTCTTTTAGTGGCGCCTATCCTCGAAAGTCTCATTTTGCCCCAAGCCTCGAAAAAGGTTTTAAATTGGGCTAATTTAGTATCTTTATGGAATTTTGAGCAAATTATTCCCGCCCATTTTGATGCCCCCATCAAATCCAATGCTCTGGAGTTTAAAAAGGCTTTTACTTTTATCGATAAAAATAGCACTAATCCTTATTTACTATATCCTAGTGGCGATCGCCAGATATACCTCAAAGACGCTAACTTTATCCAAATTTTAGAAAAAAATCTCATTAGATTAGGCATTGCCAAACACCCAAATTGTGAGTGA
- a CDS encoding hypothetical protein (KEGG: syf:Synpcc7942_1046 hypothetical protein~SPTR: Putative uncharacterized protein), whose amino-acid sequence MVISFLIFCLRLFGLFWILGGIVTIRESFSIRFLNRAIAQITLDKENHAESIFVFICGLETLISGIGLLLAQQWVIFMLLILVFTQICFFTVRFYQSSRVKLAEEKENLTIQSTTKNAFIVSMAVTIIAFLLLF is encoded by the coding sequence ATGGTTATTTCTTTTCTTATTTTTTGTTTACGATTATTTGGATTATTTTGGATTTTGGGTGGAATTGTCACCATAAGAGAGTCTTTTTCTATTCGCTTTTTGAACAGGGCGATCGCTCAAATTACCCTAGATAAAGAAAACCACGCTGAAAGTATTTTTGTTTTTATTTGTGGACTAGAAACTTTAATTAGTGGCATAGGTTTACTATTAGCTCAACAGTGGGTGATATTTATGCTATTGATATTAGTTTTTACCCAAATCTGTTTTTTTACGGTGCGTTTTTATCAATCCTCTCGGGTAAAATTAGCAGAAGAAAAGGAAAATTTAACCATTCAATCCACAACAAAAAATGCTTTTATAGTTTCTATGGCAGTAACTATTATTGCTTTTCTATTACTTTTTTAA
- a CDS encoding SNARE associated Golgi family protein (PFAM: SNARE associated Golgi protein~COGs: COG0586 membrane-associated protein~InterPro IPR020726:IPR015414~KEGG: cyt:cce_1755 hypothetical protein~PFAM: SNARE associated Golgi protein~SPTR: SNARE associated Golgi protein), whose translation MEFFSLEQMQELAQEYGYWAVFAGIALENTGIPLPGETITVIGGFLAGSGELNYWWVLFSAILGAVIGDNCGYWLGRIGGWSLFVKFARIFRLQETELAIAKHKFSENAGKAIFFGRFVTLLRIFAGPIAGITEMNYSKFLFFNFTGATVWASVIVTLAYFVGRMITLPELVGLITKFGFISLLIVGAWVLVPLIIKYYQQKRSFN comes from the coding sequence ATGGAATTTTTCTCATTAGAGCAAATGCAAGAATTGGCTCAAGAATATGGTTACTGGGCAGTGTTTGCAGGTATTGCCCTAGAAAATACAGGGATTCCTTTGCCGGGAGAAACCATCACCGTCATCGGTGGATTTTTGGCAGGTAGCGGGGAGTTGAATTATTGGTGGGTATTATTTAGTGCCATTCTTGGGGCGGTAATTGGTGATAATTGTGGTTATTGGCTCGGAAGGATTGGGGGATGGTCACTTTTCGTTAAATTTGCCAGAATATTTCGTCTTCAAGAGACAGAATTGGCGATCGCCAAACATAAATTCAGTGAAAATGCAGGAAAAGCCATATTTTTCGGTCGTTTTGTTACTCTATTGAGAATTTTTGCTGGCCCCATTGCGGGAATCACCGAAATGAATTACAGTAAATTCTTGTTTTTTAACTTTACAGGAGCAACGGTATGGGCTTCGGTAATAGTTACCCTTGCTTATTTTGTGGGTAGAATGATCACCCTACCAGAATTAGTTGGATTAATAACTAAATTTGGTTTTATTAGTTTACTGATTGTAGGGGCTTGGGTTTTAGTTCCTTTGATTATCAAATATTATCAACAAAAAAGAAGTTTTAATTAA
- a CDS encoding DNA mismatch repair protein MutS (PFAM: MutS family domain IV; MutS domain II; MutS domain V; MutS domain I; MutS domain III~TIGRFAM: DNA mismatch repair protein MutS~COGs: COG0249 Mismatch repair ATPase (MutS family)~InterProIPR007696:IPR000432:IPR005748:IPR007695:IPR 007860:IPR007861~KEGG: cyt:cce_2152 DNA mismatch repair protein MutS~PFAM: MutS III domain protein; DNA mismatch repair protein MutS domain protein; MutS II domain protein; MutS IV domain protein~SMART: DNA mismatch repair protein MutS domain protein; MutS III domain protein~SPTR: DNA mismatch repair protein mutS;~TIGRFAM: DNA mismatch repair protein MutS): MTEIVTTKATRNAPHEDYRLINIKDLTPMYHHYVEVKEQYPNCLLLYRVGDFFECFFQDAVTIAQELELVITSKDAGQNVGRIAMTGVPHHALDRYARQLVEKGYGVVICDQVEDASKATAEKRLVKRAITKLLTPGTVTEDEMLPSRQNNFLAAVVVAKDHWGLAYADISTGEFFTTQSKDLSSLATELLRLQPAEVLFPVNAPDINSLLRQGQKSEHLPEFLPDCFCYTLRSQKTFDINEAKPKLLLEFKLKSLEGVGCEHLPLAIRAAGGLLDYVQDTQKANQVPLQLIRTYSIADFLMLDATSRRNLEITSTVRDNTFHGSLLWALDKTCTAMGARALRRWLLQPLLKKSAIIARQDTIAELIDNLPLREEMRSLFKSIYDLERITGRVGAGTANPKELLNLGDSLLKLTYLAELAKEGKSPYFQALQSVPPELEELGQKVVDSLVESPPHHVKEGGIIRDGVNEQLDQMRRLIDGDKEWLANLEVTERERTGINNLKVGYNKTFGYYISMPRSKAEFAPENYQRKQTLLNEERYITAELKEKENRILNAKDDLAKFEYQIFVDLRSTVAQKTAEIRKVARAIAAMDVLSGLAELAVYQDYNRPEIAEDRTIKIKNGRHPVVEKILGFGMFVPNSTSLGAEKTPDLIVLTGPNASGKSCYLRQVGLIQLMTQIGSFIPAESAKISICDRIFTRVGAVDDIATGQSTFMVEMNETANILNHATEKSLVLLDEIGRGTATFDGLSIAWAVAEYLAIEIQSRTIFATHYHELNELASILENVANYQVTVKELENEIIFLHEVKPGGADKSYGIEAGRLAGLPKVVISRAKQVMTQIEKHSKIAMGLRKNIKKLTPSNQENTEEIMTQLDIFE; the protein is encoded by the coding sequence ATGACGGAAATTGTTACCACCAAAGCCACGAGAAACGCTCCCCACGAAGATTATCGATTGATAAATATTAAAGATTTAACTCCCATGTATCATCATTATGTGGAGGTGAAAGAACAATATCCCAATTGTCTTTTACTATATAGGGTGGGAGACTTTTTCGAGTGCTTTTTTCAGGATGCGGTAACCATTGCCCAAGAGTTGGAATTAGTTATTACCAGTAAGGATGCGGGGCAAAATGTGGGCAGAATTGCCATGACTGGAGTACCCCATCATGCTCTTGATCGTTATGCTAGGCAGTTGGTAGAAAAGGGTTATGGGGTGGTAATCTGTGATCAGGTGGAGGATGCTTCTAAGGCAACGGCGGAAAAAAGATTAGTTAAACGGGCGATTACTAAGTTATTAACCCCCGGCACGGTGACAGAAGATGAGATGCTACCCTCTCGGCAAAACAATTTTTTGGCGGCGGTGGTGGTGGCAAAAGACCATTGGGGTTTGGCGTATGCGGATATATCTACGGGGGAGTTTTTCACCACTCAGAGCAAGGATTTGAGTAGTTTGGCGACGGAGTTGTTGAGGTTGCAACCTGCGGAGGTGTTGTTTCCTGTCAATGCCCCTGATATTAATAGTTTATTGCGTCAGGGGCAAAAGTCGGAACATCTGCCTGAGTTTCTTCCTGATTGTTTTTGTTATACGTTGCGATCGCAAAAAACCTTTGATATAAACGAAGCCAAACCCAAGTTATTACTAGAGTTCAAATTAAAATCCCTTGAGGGGGTGGGTTGCGAACATTTACCCCTAGCCATTCGGGCGGCAGGGGGATTACTGGATTATGTACAGGATACCCAAAAGGCGAATCAGGTACCTTTGCAACTCATTCGCACTTACAGCATTGCTGATTTTTTGATGCTGGATGCCACTTCACGGCGCAACCTCGAAATCACATCTACGGTGCGAGATAACACCTTTCATGGCTCGTTATTGTGGGCTTTGGATAAGACTTGTACGGCTATGGGGGCAAGAGCTTTGAGACGGTGGTTATTGCAACCTTTACTCAAAAAGTCGGCTATTATTGCCCGTCAGGATACCATCGCCGAGTTGATTGATAATCTTCCTTTACGGGAAGAAATGAGGAGTTTATTTAAGAGTATTTACGATTTGGAGCGTATTACGGGCAGGGTGGGTGCTGGTACGGCAAATCCGAAGGAATTGCTTAATTTGGGGGATTCTTTATTAAAGTTGACCTATTTGGCGGAGTTGGCAAAAGAAGGTAAGTCGCCTTATTTCCAAGCGTTGCAAAGTGTGCCTCCTGAGTTGGAGGAGTTGGGTCAAAAAGTAGTGGATTCTTTGGTGGAATCTCCCCCCCATCATGTGAAGGAGGGGGGTATTATCCGAGATGGAGTTAATGAACAGTTGGACCAGATGCGCCGTTTAATTGATGGGGATAAGGAATGGTTAGCTAATCTGGAGGTGACGGAGAGGGAGCGCACGGGGATTAATAATTTAAAGGTGGGTTATAACAAAACCTTTGGTTATTATATCAGTATGCCTCGTTCTAAGGCGGAATTTGCTCCCGAAAATTATCAGCGTAAACAAACTTTATTAAATGAGGAAAGATATATTACTGCTGAGTTAAAAGAAAAGGAAAATCGCATTTTAAATGCAAAAGATGACTTGGCAAAGTTTGAGTATCAAATTTTTGTGGATTTACGTTCTACGGTGGCTCAAAAAACTGCTGAAATAAGGAAAGTTGCAAGGGCGATCGCCGCTATGGATGTATTGAGCGGACTGGCAGAGTTGGCAGTATATCAAGATTATAACCGCCCTGAGATTGCAGAAGATCGCACTATCAAAATAAAAAATGGTCGTCATCCTGTGGTGGAAAAAATATTAGGTTTTGGGATGTTTGTGCCTAATTCTACTTCTTTAGGGGCAGAAAAAACCCCTGATTTAATAGTATTAACTGGACCCAATGCTAGTGGCAAAAGTTGTTATCTGCGTCAGGTGGGTTTGATTCAATTAATGACTCAAATTGGTAGTTTTATTCCTGCAGAAAGTGCGAAAATAAGTATATGCGATCGCATCTTCACCCGTGTGGGGGCCGTGGATGACATTGCTACAGGGCAATCTACTTTTATGGTGGAAATGAACGAAACCGCCAATATCCTTAACCATGCCACGGAGAAATCTTTGGTATTATTAGATGAAATTGGCAGGGGTACAGCTACCTTTGACGGGTTATCCATTGCTTGGGCGGTGGCGGAATATCTTGCCATCGAAATCCAAAGCCGTACTATTTTCGCCACCCATTACCATGAGTTAAACGAATTGGCTTCTATTTTGGAGAATGTGGCTAATTACCAAGTAACGGTGAAGGAGTTAGAAAACGAGATTATTTTCCTCCACGAAGTCAAACCGGGGGGCGCTGATAAATCCTACGGTATCGAAGCGGGGAGATTGGCAGGTTTACCAAAAGTCGTCATTAGTCGTGCGAAACAGGTAATGACTCAAATTGAAAAGCACAGCAAAATTGCCATGGGTTTACGAAAAAACATCAAAAAATTAACCCCTTCTAATCAGGAAAATACTGAGGAAATTATGACTCAATTAGATATTTTTGAATAA
- a CDS encoding triosephosphate isomerase (PFAM: Triosephosphate isomerase~TIGRFAM: triosephosphate isomerase~COGs: COG0149 Triosephosphate isomerase~InterPro IPR000652:IPR020861~KEGG: amr:AM1_4389 triosephosphate isomerase~PFAM: triosephosphate isomerase~PRIAM: Triose-phosphate isomerase~SPTR: Triosephosphate isomerase;~TIGRFAM: triosephosphate isomerase), translating to MRKIIIAGNWKMHKTQRESLEFLQDFLPHLEETPEGREAVLCVPFTTLNVMSKNLHGSRVKLGAQNIHWEEQGAFTGEVSGEMLTEIGLNYVIVGHSERRQFFGETDETVNKRLLAAQRHGLIPILCVGESKAQRDAGETEQVIFGQLKKGLVDVDQSNLVIAYEPIWAIGTGDTCEASEANRVIGLIRSQLTNKDVTIQYGGSVKPDNVDEIMAQSEIDGALVGGASLTADSFARLVNYQ from the coding sequence GTGCGTAAAATTATTATTGCTGGTAACTGGAAAATGCACAAAACCCAGAGGGAGTCTTTGGAGTTTTTACAGGATTTTTTACCCCATTTAGAAGAAACCCCTGAAGGTAGGGAAGCGGTTTTATGTGTACCTTTTACTACTTTAAATGTAATGTCCAAAAACCTACATGGTAGTCGAGTAAAGTTAGGAGCTCAAAATATCCACTGGGAAGAGCAAGGGGCATTTACTGGGGAAGTTTCTGGTGAAATGTTGACAGAAATCGGTCTAAATTATGTCATTGTAGGGCATAGTGAGCGTCGCCAATTTTTTGGGGAAACTGATGAGACGGTTAATAAAAGGTTATTGGCGGCACAACGTCATGGTTTAATTCCTATTTTGTGTGTGGGTGAAAGTAAAGCCCAAAGGGATGCAGGAGAAACAGAACAGGTAATTTTTGGTCAACTTAAAAAAGGTTTGGTCGATGTTGATCAGAGTAATTTAGTTATAGCATACGAACCGATATGGGCGATCGGTACTGGGGATACTTGTGAGGCATCGGAGGCCAATCGAGTTATTGGTTTAATTCGTAGTCAATTAACTAATAAGGATGTAACTATCCAGTATGGTGGTTCGGTAAAACCTGATAATGTAGATGAAATCATGGCTCAGTCTGAGATTGATGGTGCTTTGGTGGGTGGTGCTAGTCTTACTGCTGATAGTTTTGCTCGATTGGTTAATTATCAATAA
- a CDS encoding hypothetical protein (KEGG: cyh:Cyan8802_0743 hypothetical protein~SPTR: Putative uncharacterized protein) — protein sequence MDQIEKIIEKIKEWTQKLIEALAGPQAEPEPELIPIPVRDRPSNRYR from the coding sequence ATGGATCAAATAGAGAAAATCATCGAGAAAATCAAAGAGTGGACTCAAAAGTTAATTGAGGCATTAGCAGGACCACAAGCAGAACCTGAACCAGAATTAATTCCTATTCCTGTGAGAGATCGTCCTTCTAATCGCTATCGTTAA